Proteins from one Terriglobus tenax genomic window:
- a CDS encoding SDR family oxidoreductase, producing the protein MTDQKKIALITGANKGIGFETALQLGKQGITVVVAARDEAKVQQTASTLKEVGVDVYPLVLDMTRHTDFDHAYQFLESTFGKLDILVNNAGIAESDRWVENSSTTVTQDTLHRVFNTNFFGLIALTQKLLPLIRQSPAGRIVNVSSIMGSLTLHADPASPIYAGKVLAYNASKAALNLFTIHLAVDLKDTPIKVNSAHPGWVKTELGTQYAPMEIADGAKTSVRLATLPADGPTGGYYFMKESLPW; encoded by the coding sequence ATGACAGATCAGAAAAAGATTGCGTTGATTACGGGCGCGAATAAAGGAATTGGCTTTGAGACAGCCTTGCAACTGGGTAAACAAGGCATCACTGTTGTGGTCGCCGCCCGCGATGAGGCCAAGGTTCAGCAGACAGCCTCGACGCTCAAAGAGGTTGGCGTGGACGTTTATCCACTCGTCCTGGACATGACACGACACACCGACTTCGACCACGCATATCAATTCCTTGAGTCCACATTCGGCAAGCTCGACATCCTCGTCAACAATGCCGGAATTGCAGAAAGCGACCGCTGGGTGGAGAACTCATCCACTACCGTTACGCAGGACACGCTGCACCGCGTCTTCAACACAAACTTCTTTGGCCTGATCGCACTGACGCAAAAGCTCCTTCCACTGATCCGCCAAAGTCCCGCTGGCCGCATCGTGAACGTCTCCAGCATCATGGGTTCGCTTACCCTGCATGCGGATCCCGCATCGCCCATCTATGCCGGCAAGGTCCTTGCCTACAACGCGTCCAAGGCTGCGCTCAACCTCTTCACCATTCATCTTGCCGTCGATCTGAAGGACACGCCCATCAAGGTAAACTCGGCCCATCCCGGTTGGGTAAAAACAGAGCTTGGGACGCAATATGCTCCGATGGAGATTGCTGATGGAGCCAAGACCTCGGTCCGCCTCGCCACCCTCCCCGCCGATGGTCCAACCGGGGGGTACTACTTCATGAAAGAAAGCTTGCCCTGGTAA
- a CDS encoding TonB-dependent receptor, whose amino-acid sequence MRLRCISPSGSVDFVSFCRFYRLVFAVLVLCCAFSAHAQQTAIQGTVADASGATITGAEVVAEPVTGGTPYKTTTDSDGHFKFPVVLAAEYEVTITASGFAPNRQHFTLLIGQSSDLAFSLSPASTSSAITVTDAPVQIDTTASQVSGNVDPVAMTKLPINGRNWMELSSLVPGVRVNSFSNGTPLGGNNAGKLQMNVDGQQVTNNTASATSSTAQAQFSRDAISQFQIITNRFDATQGRSAGIQVNAQTKSGANEFRGTAFLYARNDVFNASDPITRTVLPFKDTQYGGTLGGPIRHDKLFYFGSFEGERQPGTIVSNPQGFNYTFTRPSNMSLNEYLLRSDYQLNDKNHFFVRGSAYTYDMPFTGVSGTADPSTGYSTTRQYWSVWGAWNRVITPNLISDLKAGYNHIGYSNIPFQSGMQLKFPTTTIGAGYNIPQVRNQNSPSFREDMFWLHKNHSLKFGAEYSHESHSGEYGQNVRGYASMNADPTSIGLKWTDVFPDTTNPSTWKLSLVNSLVGTYTQGFGDFNLKIQRNTIGLWLQDDWKLFPRFTLNLGLRYDNDLGVFNPQLRMPASTGIQQPTGGDNNNISPRVGFAYDLFGRGTTVIRGGVGMYYADIGANQISNSALYNGVRTVQPSVSKTSTTTVDLNNPFNGKTAADFLANPTAYVQSVQVMAPDVKTPWSAQATIGVQQVLFTDWTISADFVHTRTHSDWVRGDANLAQNPANGFNYDPSKTTRPNTKYTQILTFYTPNNVGAIYDGLQVGVQKRPSHHFVSGVAYTFSRMKDNSGSPFSYPNNPFDLSSEWSKSTDNQTHVLSANGNYDWKWGFHSGLLYRFGSGNNFSATAGSSPTGLGAYTTNRTFCGTGATNSLCTTTVKVYNDSKFNRYDAKSGFIITDRNQFVGRPIHRVDANVAKDFTWHDRYRVTLQVEAFNLLNHSNYGAYNTVITSATYGQPAGTSNELAYYARMFQFSGRFSF is encoded by the coding sequence CGCTTCTATCGGCTGGTCTTTGCGGTCCTTGTGCTTTGTTGCGCATTTTCCGCGCATGCGCAGCAGACGGCTATCCAGGGCACTGTGGCAGATGCGAGTGGAGCAACCATTACGGGTGCTGAAGTTGTGGCGGAGCCTGTAACTGGTGGCACGCCGTATAAAACGACAACGGATTCTGACGGGCATTTCAAGTTTCCTGTGGTGTTGGCTGCAGAGTACGAGGTGACGATTACAGCAAGCGGATTCGCGCCAAACCGTCAGCACTTCACACTGCTCATCGGACAATCATCCGATCTGGCATTTTCTCTCTCTCCGGCATCAACATCTTCCGCGATTACGGTGACTGACGCGCCCGTGCAGATTGATACAACTGCGTCCCAGGTCTCTGGCAATGTCGACCCCGTGGCCATGACGAAGCTTCCGATTAATGGCCGTAACTGGATGGAGCTCTCTTCGCTGGTTCCGGGTGTACGTGTGAATTCGTTCTCGAATGGAACGCCACTTGGCGGTAACAATGCTGGAAAGCTGCAGATGAATGTTGATGGCCAGCAGGTGACCAACAATACAGCTTCCGCTACTTCATCTACGGCGCAGGCGCAGTTCAGCCGCGATGCGATCTCGCAGTTTCAGATCATTACCAACCGCTTTGATGCGACCCAGGGACGTTCAGCCGGCATCCAGGTCAATGCTCAAACTAAGTCAGGTGCGAACGAGTTTCGTGGAACGGCGTTCCTGTATGCGCGTAATGATGTCTTCAATGCCTCTGACCCAATTACGCGGACCGTCCTGCCATTCAAAGATACGCAGTACGGAGGCACACTCGGTGGGCCTATCCGGCACGACAAACTCTTCTACTTTGGCTCATTCGAAGGCGAGCGCCAGCCCGGAACGATTGTAAGCAATCCGCAGGGATTCAACTACACGTTTACACGTCCTTCGAACATGAGCCTGAACGAGTATCTTCTTCGTTCGGATTATCAGCTGAATGATAAGAATCATTTCTTCGTGCGCGGTTCGGCCTACACCTACGACATGCCTTTCACAGGCGTATCAGGAACAGCGGACCCAAGCACAGGCTATTCCACTACACGTCAGTACTGGAGCGTGTGGGGCGCTTGGAACCGTGTCATTACGCCAAACCTGATCAGCGATCTTAAGGCGGGCTACAACCACATCGGCTATTCCAATATTCCGTTCCAGAGCGGGATGCAGTTGAAGTTTCCTACCACAACTATTGGCGCGGGATACAACATTCCGCAGGTGCGTAATCAGAACTCACCTTCATTTCGCGAAGACATGTTCTGGCTTCATAAGAACCACAGTCTGAAATTTGGTGCGGAGTACTCGCACGAGTCGCACTCTGGTGAATACGGGCAGAATGTACGTGGCTATGCCTCCATGAATGCTGACCCAACCTCGATCGGGCTGAAGTGGACCGATGTCTTTCCGGACACGACAAATCCATCGACATGGAAGCTCTCCCTGGTCAACTCGCTTGTGGGCACGTACACGCAGGGTTTTGGAGACTTCAACCTGAAGATCCAGCGCAATACCATCGGCCTATGGCTGCAGGATGACTGGAAGCTGTTTCCACGCTTTACGCTCAACCTTGGTCTCCGTTACGACAATGATCTTGGTGTGTTCAACCCTCAGCTCCGCATGCCTGCGAGCACTGGAATTCAGCAGCCGACCGGCGGCGACAATAACAACATCTCGCCCCGTGTAGGCTTTGCATACGATCTGTTTGGTCGCGGAACGACGGTGATTCGCGGAGGTGTTGGCATGTACTATGCCGACATCGGAGCCAACCAGATCTCGAACTCGGCACTGTACAACGGGGTCCGCACGGTTCAACCTTCAGTCTCGAAGACATCGACAACGACCGTTGATTTGAATAATCCGTTCAATGGCAAAACTGCCGCGGACTTCCTCGCGAATCCTACGGCTTACGTACAGTCGGTGCAGGTGATGGCGCCGGATGTGAAGACTCCTTGGTCTGCACAGGCAACCATCGGTGTGCAGCAGGTACTGTTTACGGACTGGACCATTTCGGCAGACTTTGTTCATACACGTACGCACAGCGACTGGGTACGTGGAGACGCGAACCTGGCACAGAACCCGGCCAACGGTTTCAACTACGATCCCAGCAAGACCACGAGACCCAACACAAAGTACACGCAGATTCTGACCTTCTATACGCCGAACAATGTTGGCGCCATCTATGACGGCCTGCAGGTAGGCGTTCAGAAAAGGCCGTCACATCACTTTGTATCGGGCGTTGCGTATACGTTCTCGCGTATGAAGGACAATTCTGGCAGCCCGTTCTCTTATCCGAACAATCCCTTCGATCTCAGTTCGGAGTGGTCAAAGTCAACGGACAACCAGACGCATGTGCTTTCAGCCAACGGCAACTATGACTGGAAGTGGGGTTTCCATAGCGGACTTCTATACCGTTTCGGATCGGGCAATAACTTTTCAGCGACGGCTGGATCAAGCCCGACCGGGCTTGGTGCTTACACCACAAACCGGACCTTCTGCGGAACTGGAGCAACGAACTCGCTTTGCACCACCACGGTCAAGGTCTACAACGATTCGAAGTTCAATCGCTATGACGCGAAGTCGGGCTTCATTATCACGGACAGGAACCAGTTTGTTGGCCGTCCTATCCATCGGGTGGATGCCAACGTGGCGAAAGACTTCACCTGGCATGACCGGTACCGTGTCACGTTGCAGGTAGAAGCATTCAACCTGCTGAACCACTCGAACTATGGCGCCTACAACACTGTCATTACGTCCGCGACATACGGTCAGCCGGCAGGAACTTCCAACGAACTTGCCTACTATGCCCGCATGTTTCAGTTCTCTGGACGCTTCTCCTTCTAA
- a CDS encoding aminotransferase class I/II-fold pyridoxal phosphate-dependent enzyme produces MDRNSIFNSAISRRNFVRTFGAGAAAAAFSPAMLAQQAKAGMDGEARRKELGEISRLTAQNGGVTVWISSNENPHGPCTAALELMAKTGPTGGRYDKQHLGNQVVDLISKEFSLKPGYVEFYPGSTGPLDMALMSNIGPDKGIICGDPGYEQGPWAADACKAPIKFVPLTSTFAHDVKAMLAADPKAGVYYICNPNNPTGTMTPKEDIKWLLKNKNPGSVVIVDEAYHHFSPDDSCIDLVAADQDIIVVRTFSKLYGMAGIRAGFVFAKPEYIARFQTISPFIKLRSVASVSMMASAAALASLQDKTVVPTRRKENADIRSETLEFLSKKGYKFIPGSQANMFFVDTGRPGKEMQIAMLKEGVSIGRTWPKMPTYCRITVGTADEMKKFQVAFAKCMEETPGKHAALVQHFAGNPTELYRS; encoded by the coding sequence ATGGACCGTAATTCAATCTTTAACTCAGCCATCTCACGCCGTAATTTCGTCCGTACATTCGGTGCCGGCGCTGCCGCCGCTGCATTCTCGCCCGCAATGCTTGCTCAGCAGGCAAAAGCCGGTATGGATGGCGAGGCCCGCCGTAAGGAACTCGGCGAGATAAGCCGGCTTACAGCACAAAACGGCGGTGTGACCGTATGGATCAGTAGCAATGAGAATCCGCATGGCCCCTGCACTGCCGCGCTGGAACTCATGGCAAAGACCGGGCCAACTGGCGGACGTTATGACAAGCAGCATCTTGGCAATCAGGTTGTCGATCTGATTAGCAAAGAGTTTTCTCTGAAGCCAGGTTATGTAGAGTTTTACCCCGGCTCTACCGGTCCGCTGGATATGGCTCTGATGTCCAACATCGGTCCGGACAAAGGCATCATCTGTGGAGATCCGGGATACGAGCAAGGGCCTTGGGCCGCCGATGCCTGTAAGGCACCGATCAAGTTCGTCCCATTGACGTCTACGTTCGCGCACGATGTGAAGGCCATGCTCGCTGCTGATCCTAAGGCCGGCGTCTACTACATCTGCAATCCGAATAACCCCACCGGCACCATGACTCCAAAGGAAGACATCAAGTGGTTGCTGAAGAACAAGAACCCGGGATCGGTGGTGATTGTTGATGAAGCCTATCACCATTTTTCGCCGGATGATTCATGCATTGACTTGGTTGCGGCCGATCAGGACATCATCGTGGTGCGTACCTTCTCCAAGCTGTATGGCATGGCGGGTATCCGCGCTGGGTTCGTGTTTGCCAAGCCTGAATATATCGCACGGTTCCAGACAATCTCCCCCTTCATCAAGCTGCGCAGCGTAGCCAGTGTCTCCATGATGGCTTCGGCGGCAGCATTGGCAAGCTTACAGGACAAGACAGTCGTACCCACGAGGCGGAAAGAGAACGCAGACATTCGCAGCGAGACGCTCGAATTCCTGAGCAAGAAGGGATACAAGTTTATTCCTGGATCACAGGCGAATATGTTCTTTGTCGATACCGGACGTCCGGGTAAAGAGATGCAGATTGCCATGCTCAAAGAAGGTGTGTCGATTGGACGTACATGGCCAAAGATGCCGACGTATTGCCGCATTACGGTGGGCACTGCGGATGAGATGAAGAAGTTCCAGGTTGCATTCGCAAAGTGCATGGAAGAGACGCCCGGAAAGCATGCTGCTCTTGTACAGCACTTTGCCGGAAATCCGACAGAACTCTATCGTTCATAA
- a CDS encoding M20/M25/M40 family metallo-hydrolase, whose amino-acid sequence MSTVKKYVDTHHKEIFQEFLAYASIPDLHGDNKNLTKNAELLKSMLDKRGMHGELWPAEGGAPVVYGEKIVPGAKHTLLFYIHFDGQPIEPKRWAQPDPFVPVVRTGTIEEGGKTITDPLAAADVPGAWRIYARGSGDDKLPGECVLGAIDALGPNLKENVKVFFHGEEEGGGPSMNAAFANHADKLKDATLLIILDGPQHSTGRPTMYYGARGGANVNVTVFTAKNSMHSGNYGNWLPDANVRMAQLISSMVDATGKVVIEHFYDDVLPFSKSSEQMMDAVPENSAQMQKDYGVGSLDGAAKSLQFGLNMPTFSIHKIEGGEEGSVIAAKSTAEIAMRLVKENDPSVMAKRVIDHIKKQGYFIVDKDPDVATLAAHPRIAKVTSRSLQARGGTGAWRTDAEQPEAAFAKAALDKAWPGKMVYLRTLGGGVPAGPFIDKFGFPVIGIALANYDDNQHSDNENAKMGNIYDGIITLAGLISQ is encoded by the coding sequence ATGTCTACGGTAAAAAAGTATGTTGACACTCACCATAAGGAAATCTTTCAGGAATTTCTTGCGTATGCGAGTATTCCTGATCTCCATGGCGACAACAAAAATCTGACGAAGAATGCAGAACTGCTCAAAAGCATGCTGGATAAGCGCGGCATGCATGGAGAGCTATGGCCCGCTGAGGGCGGAGCTCCCGTGGTGTATGGCGAGAAGATTGTGCCCGGAGCAAAGCATACTCTTCTTTTCTATATCCACTTTGATGGACAGCCGATTGAGCCAAAGCGGTGGGCTCAGCCTGATCCGTTTGTGCCGGTGGTTCGTACTGGAACGATCGAAGAAGGTGGTAAGACGATTACCGATCCTTTGGCAGCGGCCGATGTGCCTGGTGCGTGGCGGATCTATGCTCGTGGGTCCGGAGATGACAAGCTTCCCGGTGAGTGTGTGCTGGGTGCAATCGATGCCCTTGGGCCAAACCTGAAGGAGAACGTAAAAGTCTTCTTTCACGGCGAGGAAGAGGGTGGCGGTCCGAGCATGAACGCGGCATTTGCAAACCATGCGGACAAACTGAAGGACGCCACGCTCCTGATCATTTTAGATGGTCCGCAGCATTCGACCGGGCGGCCCACCATGTACTACGGAGCGCGTGGCGGAGCGAATGTAAATGTCACCGTGTTCACAGCAAAGAACAGCATGCACAGTGGTAACTATGGCAACTGGCTGCCCGATGCAAATGTGCGAATGGCGCAGTTGATCTCGTCCATGGTCGACGCCACTGGAAAGGTGGTGATCGAGCATTTCTACGATGATGTACTGCCATTCTCGAAGTCATCGGAACAGATGATGGACGCTGTTCCTGAGAACAGTGCGCAGATGCAGAAAGACTATGGCGTCGGCTCACTGGATGGTGCTGCGAAGTCCCTGCAGTTTGGCCTGAACATGCCTACTTTCAGCATTCACAAGATTGAGGGCGGCGAAGAGGGGTCAGTCATCGCGGCCAAATCAACGGCCGAGATTGCGATGCGTCTTGTGAAAGAAAACGATCCCAGTGTTATGGCGAAGCGGGTGATCGATCACATCAAGAAGCAGGGCTACTTCATAGTGGATAAGGATCCCGATGTGGCGACGCTCGCAGCACATCCGCGTATTGCGAAGGTAACATCTCGTTCGCTGCAGGCACGCGGTGGGACGGGTGCGTGGCGTACAGACGCTGAACAGCCGGAAGCAGCTTTCGCAAAGGCTGCGCTCGACAAAGCATGGCCGGGCAAGATGGTGTATCTCCGCACGCTTGGCGGAGGTGTTCCTGCGGGGCCATTCATCGATAAGTTCGGTTTCCCGGTCATTGGGATTGCACTAGCAAACTACGACGACAACCAGCACTCTGACAACGAAAACGCAAAGATGGGCAACATCTACGACGGCATTATCACTCTGGCTGGTCTGATCAGCCAATAA
- a CDS encoding LysR substrate-binding domain-containing protein has protein sequence MIGVLELPEQDETNTSRQVEVIDHFNLRNFDLNLMLVFDALMKERSVTKAAARLRVHQPAVSHSLSTLRLLLQDDLFVRIGQSMRPTPRACSLAQGISKVLSQAHQLLLTSQGFDPMLEERTFRIGCYSEIEVLLIPLLAEHLRERAPKMRLHARTTSPETVARMLDDQSIDFAVGCFHSEQSRFRRRELFGQSLMCCYNPKLLNFPKRLTLKHYRSARHALVSQSQDLGGCLDQVFRQHDLQIDVAVAAPEFLSILAAVERAPLIATLPRWIVQRFAGMFKLQSCEAPFENQLPPVTVMWPSHVDKEPASEWIREQIVLITSGRF, from the coding sequence ATGATCGGAGTACTTGAATTGCCGGAGCAAGACGAAACGAATACGTCGCGGCAAGTGGAGGTCATCGATCACTTCAATCTACGGAACTTCGATCTCAATCTGATGCTTGTGTTCGACGCATTGATGAAGGAGCGAAGTGTTACCAAGGCAGCAGCGAGACTGCGCGTCCACCAGCCCGCAGTGAGTCATAGTCTCTCGACCTTGCGTCTCCTTCTGCAGGATGATCTGTTCGTTCGAATCGGACAGTCGATGCGGCCTACGCCCCGAGCCTGTAGCCTTGCCCAAGGCATAAGCAAGGTTCTTTCTCAAGCGCATCAACTGCTTCTGACCTCGCAGGGTTTCGACCCTATGCTTGAGGAGCGTACCTTCCGAATCGGTTGCTACAGCGAGATTGAGGTGCTTCTTATCCCACTGCTAGCAGAACATCTGCGTGAGCGCGCTCCGAAGATGCGGTTGCACGCTCGTACCACCTCTCCCGAGACAGTTGCTCGTATGCTTGACGATCAAAGCATTGACTTCGCGGTTGGCTGTTTTCACAGCGAGCAGAGCCGCTTCCGGAGAAGGGAGCTGTTCGGGCAATCCCTGATGTGCTGCTACAACCCAAAGCTGCTCAATTTTCCTAAGAGACTAACGCTGAAGCATTACCGGTCCGCTCGTCACGCCCTCGTTTCACAGAGTCAGGACCTTGGAGGCTGTCTCGACCAGGTATTCCGGCAACACGATCTGCAGATTGATGTTGCAGTCGCAGCGCCTGAGTTCCTCAGCATTCTTGCTGCTGTAGAGCGAGCTCCTTTGATTGCGACCCTTCCGCGATGGATTGTCCAGCGCTTTGCGGGAATGTTCAAGCTTCAAAGCTGCGAAGCTCCGTTTGAGAATCAACTACCCCCTGTAACCGTTATGTGGCCCTCACATGTAGATAAAGAACCGGCATCGGAATGGATACGAGAGCAAATTGTGTTGATTACA